A window of Glycine soja cultivar W05 chromosome 2, ASM419377v2, whole genome shotgun sequence genomic DNA:
TATATAGCACAAGCCTAAATTTGATTCGATGACAACaacctaaaattattattattattatttaatattattatcaacatcatcaattcatcatcattgttattattatcatcatcattactatttttattaacaGCCAAATATCACTTAAAGGctcaaataacataataaacAGGTTTCCAAATGTAAGAAAACAAGATACATACATAAACCTTGAGCCGCAGTTAATCTCGCCCGAGGATCCTTTACTAGTAATCTTTTCAAAAAATCTTTTGCGGCATTACTAATAGTTGGCCATGGTTTCCGATGAAAATCAGGCTTCTTACGTAAGACCTGCATATATCAGATCAGATCATAAATTatacacaacaacaaaaataattaaagcaaATTCCTTAGTAATAACTCAAAATCAAGTGGAGAATTAAAGTAAAGGTCATAGACTTATCATGTCATTAAGATACAAGAATAGATAACGAATACCacataaaatagaaaatcagAAAATTACACAATAAAGTACTGTACCTCCTTGAAGATACCATCCTCAGTCTTATCCCAAAATGGGCGTCTTCCACACAACAATATGTATGTAATAACACCAATACTCCACACATCTGATTGAGGACCTGACTTGCGTTTTAACACTTCAGGTGCAACATAGTAAGCACTGCCAACAATATCATGAAACTTTTttcctgcattttttttcagatagagaaaaataaatctcaaataaaattacaagAGCATGCTTGATAACTCAACCAAAGAAATAGAACAAGCCTGcaacaaaaaatggaagaaaagaaaaataaagaaattgagCATGAAAATCAAGACTTTCCCTCACCAGGTTTTATGAAATCTGACAAACCAAAATCTGTGGCCTTTAAAGGTGAATCTTCTTTGAttgatttaaaaagaaaattctgcAAGAATAGGTAAAAACATTAATCTATTATATAGCATCTAGTAGTATAGATCTCAGTTCACACAAATTTGGCAGATATGCAAATGTGCTTGATCATACCTCTGGTTTCATATCCCGGTGTACCAAACCATGTAAATGACACTCAGCTGCAACCTTGAGCATCTGCCTTACAACCACCGCTGAGTCTTTTTCAGTATAACGACCGTCCTTCCTGATTAAAGCAAAGAGGAAATAAGTTCGGGCAGTGGCGGAACCAAGACCCTAAGTCAGTGggtgcaaattataaaaaataaaatcagtgggttcacttatataaatatagataaaatataatataaaaatataagattttgtttacaaatttaatgaattttaaaaaatgagggggTGCAAGTGCACACCCTCACTCACATGTAGGTCCGCCACTGAGTTCTGTACACAAAAACAGCTTTCTGCCAAACACATAAACATAGAATAGTACCAAAAATCATTGACCCTAGTTCTGCAATTTCAACATAGAAATTCTGACACATAACCATAATGAGTAAACCTCCACTCTAGTCCTTGAGCCCTTTAAGGGTTAGTCACTAGTCCCTGACTTTACAAAACTTTCGTTATGGTCCCCAacttaataaaatgtttaattagctTTAGGGGGAGGATTGGATTGGATTCAATTGGAATTTAAAAGACTATTTTGACGTAAAAAAATCTTGTGAAATTTAAACGACTTTGTAAGAGTATAAtgacttttaagatttttttaaaagacttttatgATTAAGattttgtaatttgaattttaataaatttataaaatataaatatataagatttGAAAGGGTATCATggaattttaagaaatattcaaaattattgataaagatCCATAAATTTTTTTCGCTTAACACTTTAAATAAAACTCATCTTATACAAAGAACACTAAACTTGTTACATAACAAATCAATTTTTCCCAGCATATTTACAAGCACAATAGGCTCATtccctttcaatcatcaatcatgttaattttataaaaactatataCCGCAATGTTCCCCAACATAACAAATCAACTTCTCACATTCATTAACTATATATTTCTCATGTTCATATATATTCAAGCTCATTTATATGTATAAGCACGTTAAGATGACCAAATtgcaaatacaaaaaattgagaACATCTCTCATATCACATGTTCCAAGGCATGTTATCCATTGGttgaaagagtaaaaaaaattataaatgtcaaTCGCTTTCAACAAAGAGACAAGGGATTATGTATGATGGGAAAAGAAAAGCATGTCAATTTGTAGGAAAATAAAGTAAGAAAGTCTCATGAAATCTCAAGGGTTTGGGTGGGattattttatgtgtattttcTACTAAAAAGTCTCataaaatccattaaaattcaTCCTAAAAAAGAATCCATTGAAATTTGTTTACTTTTGAATACTAGAGGactttttttaagttgtaaaaaatcttaattgaataccaactatttttattgaattcctTAAAAAATCTTATAGTCTTGATTGAATACCATAAgactcatttttattatttaaaaatcttgattGAATACCTAAAgacttatttatagaaaaaaaatcttttaaaatcttttgaaatcttaattgaatacaCCCCCTTGATCCTATATTTCACTAGCATTAATGACTAAActgaataatattttgtaaCATTAAGGCTTAAGCAAAGTCAGGACTGTAGTTAAAAATGTATAACGCAAAGGACTCTAGTAACCAAATCTttcaatctcagggactaataGTGTGTTAGGATTTCAGTTAGAAACCCTCAAAGGAACTTTCAACTCAATCCTTCCTCTCACAACTTTTTCCATTCAATTGAATTGGAATGCGTGCAAACAATAAACCAAACACACAATTCCGTTCAACTAAAATGTTGTGATTTACTCCAAAAATAGCAATCACATCCAAAATCAAACAATGCTTACTTGGCCAATATCCGATCTAGCAGTTCTCCACCCTCGCACAACCTAAGAAACACATATAAATACACAGAAAGTAAATAAACCAAAATTTGATAGAATTGAGCTCCCAAAGATAAAAATCAGAgcaacacaaacacaaaaaagaaGCAACCTACTCCATAACTATGAACACATAAGAATCATCTTCAAAAGCATTATAGAACTGAACCACATTCTCATGGCCGGTAAGTGCTTTCAATATCTTGACCTCTCGCTTAACATCCTCAACGGCAATAGGCAGAACCATCTGCCACCAAATTTAAAGCACAACTAATTAATAATTCctaaaattacaaacaaaacaCGATGAATTGAAAACATTATAAGATTAAGGACCAAAACGAACGCCGATGGCATTGACGGAAATAAATACCTTACTCTTCTCAAGCCTCTTAACGGCGACGCGATCGCCATTGGCTTTGTCAATTCCAACGTAAGTGTAACCAAATTGGCCGTGTCCGAGCAATTTTCCGAGCGAGTAACGCTGATTGAAATCCTTCTTGTAACCGAAATCGGTGCGCTTCCCGCACGGCACGTGGCGCGAACTTGCCGCCTTGTGCCGTTGGGGATTCGCCTTCGCCGTCTCTGATTTCGGCTTCTTCGTGGTCCCCCTGCGCTTTTTGTTGACGTTGACGCCATTGCCGTTCGAGCCGCTTACTTTGGTGGCGGAAAAGCAGGCTCCCATGGTCGGAGAGGGTCGAAAACGCCTCAAAGATGCAAAACTAAAACACGAATAATGATAAAAGATCACAAATTGAgatcttatataattttttggtaGTAGTATCACGTAGAAAATTGAAgatgtctttcattttttatttaaatatttattaaattaaatta
This region includes:
- the LOC114381533 gene encoding calcium-dependent protein kinase 28-like isoform X2 → MASTSTKSAGGPRRSRNQRRRRRIPNGTRRQVRATCRAGSAPISVTRRISISVTRSENCSDTANLVTLTLELTKPMAIASPLRGLRRMVLPIAVEDVKREVKILKALTGHENVVQFYNAFEDDSYVFIVMELCEGGELLDRILAKKDGRYTEKDSAVVVRQMLKVAAECHLHGLVHRDMKPENFLFKSIKEDSPLKATDFGLSDFIKPGKKFHDIVGSAYYVAPEVLKRKSGPQSDVWSIGVITYILLCGRRPFWDKTEDGIFKEVLRKKPDFHRKPWPTISNAAKDFLKRLLVKDPRARLTAAQGLSHPWVREGGEALEIPIDISVLSNMRQFVKYSRMKQFALRTLASTLNEEELADIKDQFDAIDVDKNGSISLEEMRQALAKDLPWKLKESRVLEILQAIDSNTDGLVDFREFVAATLHVHQLEEDSDKWQQLSQAAFEKFDIDKDGYITTEELRMHTCLRGSVDPLLEEADIDKDGKISLPEFRRLLRTASMSSKNVSSPSVHRRRRF
- the LOC114381533 gene encoding calcium-dependent protein kinase 28-like isoform X1 — protein: MGACFSATKVSGSNGNGVNVNKKRRGTTKKPKSETAKANPQRHKAASSRHVPCGKRTDFGYKKDFNQRYSLGKLLGHGQFGYTYVGIDKANGDRVAVKRLEKSKMVLPIAVEDVKREVKILKALTGHENVVQFYNAFEDDSYVFIVMELCEGGELLDRILAKKDGRYTEKDSAVVVRQMLKVAAECHLHGLVHRDMKPENFLFKSIKEDSPLKATDFGLSDFIKPGKKFHDIVGSAYYVAPEVLKRKSGPQSDVWSIGVITYILLCGRRPFWDKTEDGIFKEVLRKKPDFHRKPWPTISNAAKDFLKRLLVKDPRARLTAAQGLSHPWVREGGEALEIPIDISVLSNMRQFVKYSRMKQFALRTLASTLNEEELADIKDQFDAIDVDKNGSISLEEMRQALAKDLPWKLKESRVLEILQAIDSNTDGLVDFREFVAATLHVHQLEEDSDKWQQLSQAAFEKFDIDKDGYITTEELRMHTCLRGSVDPLLEEADIDKDGKISLPEFRRLLRTASMSSKNVSSPSVHRRRRF
- the LOC114381533 gene encoding calcium-dependent protein kinase 28-like isoform X3 is translated as MGACFSATKVSGSNGNGVNVNKKRRGTTKKPKSETAKANPQRHKAASSRHVPCGKRTDFGYKKDFNQRYSLGKLLGHGQFGYTYVGIDKANGDRVAVKRLEKSKMVLPIAVEDVKREVKILKALTGHENVVQFYNAFEDDSYVFIVMELCEGGELLDRILAKKDGRYTEKDSAVVVRQMLKVAAECHLHGLVHRDMKPENFLFKSIKEDSPLKATDFGLSDFIKPGKKFHDIVGSAYYVAPEVLKRKSGPQSDVWSIGVITYILLCGRRPFWDKTEDGIFKEVLRKKPDFHRKPWPTISNAAKDFLKRLLVKDPRARLTAAQGLSHPWVREGGEALEIPIDISVLSNMRQFVKYSRMKQFALRALAKDLPWKLKESRVLEILQAIDSNTDGLVDFREFVAATLHVHQLEEDSDKWQQLSQAAFEKFDIDKDGYITTEELRMHTCLRGSVDPLLEEADIDKDGKISLPEFRRLLRTASMSSKNVSSPSVHRRRRF